One window from the genome of Kaistella carnis encodes:
- a CDS encoding KTSC domain-containing protein: MKRVGEHRKLLGVDKTATLKDLKTIYRNTMKDAHPDKFVNDEEGKLEAEEKSKSVIEAYHFLVSINPETQEKYKEEYTETITKSNIQDFYLEKSILKIQHLNGKIFEYIGVPRNTYIKMVNSDSPSRFARRHIYGNYIYRKDGEAMVD, encoded by the coding sequence ATGAAAAGAGTAGGTGAGCACAGAAAGCTTCTTGGGGTTGATAAAACCGCGACATTAAAAGATTTAAAAACGATTTACAGAAATACGATGAAGGATGCGCATCCGGATAAATTTGTAAATGATGAAGAAGGGAAACTGGAAGCAGAAGAAAAAAGCAAGTCCGTTATTGAAGCCTACCACTTTTTGGTGAGCATCAACCCGGAGACGCAGGAAAAATATAAGGAAGAATATACAGAAACGATTACAAAATCCAATATTCAGGATTTTTATTTAGAGAAATCAATTCTAAAAATCCAGCATTTGAACGGAAAAATATTTGAATATATTGGTGTTCCAAGAAACACTTATATTAAAATGGTGAATTCAGATTCGCCGAGCCGTTTTGCAAGACGTCATATTTATGGCAATTATATTTACCGTAAAGATGGTGAAGCGATGGTAGATTAA
- a CDS encoding sterol desaturase family protein: MGGFLAYVLIFFIILLIRYFVTAGFFYAFYLKVKKSNTDKKILSQRPLKKEQVKKEIYWSVISSAIFAFFGAVTYWLYLNQFTSIYLDPATYGYWYLPLSLLIVLLLHETYYYWVHRAMHFPKIYKVVHKVHHQSLSTTPWTAFSFHPWESIIEALIVPLILIVVPVNIYVLLFYLILMTFSSMINHLDIEVYPESFRKSAFGKLWIDATHHHYHHKEFNTNYGLYFTFWDKLMGTESRKMDV; encoded by the coding sequence ATGGGAGGTTTTCTTGCGTATGTTTTGATTTTTTTTATAATTCTGCTCATTCGTTATTTTGTGACCGCAGGATTTTTCTATGCCTTTTATTTAAAGGTGAAGAAAAGTAATACCGACAAAAAAATATTAAGTCAAAGACCCTTAAAAAAGGAACAGGTCAAAAAAGAGATTTACTGGAGCGTCATTTCCTCCGCGATTTTTGCCTTTTTTGGAGCAGTGACGTATTGGCTTTATTTGAATCAATTCACCTCCATTTATCTGGATCCTGCTACTTATGGATACTGGTATTTACCGTTGAGTCTGTTGATTGTTTTGCTACTGCATGAAACTTATTATTACTGGGTTCATCGCGCGATGCATTTTCCGAAAATTTATAAAGTCGTTCACAAAGTTCATCATCAAAGTTTAAGTACCACGCCCTGGACTGCGTTTTCCTTTCACCCATGGGAAAGTATAATTGAGGCTTTAATTGTACCACTCATTTTAATCGTAGTTCCTGTTAATATTTATGTGTTGCTTTTTTATCTGATTTTAATGACTTTCAGCAGCATGATCAATCATTTGGATATTGAAGTATATCCGGAATCATTTCGAAAAAGTGCGTTCGGAAAACTTTGGATTGATGCAACTCATCATCATTATCATCACAAAGAATTCAATACCAATTATGGTTTGTACTTTACGTTTTGGGACAAACTGATGGGAACAGAAAGCCGAAAAATGGATGTGTAA
- the tyrS gene encoding tyrosine--tRNA ligase, whose protein sequence is MNSFIEELKWRGLFADMMPGTEEQLNKEMTTAYIGFDPTADSLHIGSLIPIKVLAHFQQHGHKPIALVGGATGMIGDPSGKSNERNALDEDTLNYYVDCLKGQLSKFLKFDGSETNNAELVNNYDWMKEISFLDFIRDTGKNITVNYMMAKESVKKRITGEGGAEGMSFTEFSYQLLQGYDFLHLYKEKNVRLQMGGSDQWGNITTGTELIRRKVQGEAFALTVPLITKADGSKFGKSEAGENYWLDPKRTSPYKFYQFWVNATDADAERFIKFYTFLSKEEIEALIEDHKTAPHERKLQKKLAEEVTVWVHSREEFEKAAKASEILFGRSTAEDLVKLEEATFLEIFEGVPQKEIAKNEVLSCNVVDLISEKSGFLKSKGEARRELTGNSISINKEKVTETFEVSEKDLIDGKFLLLQKGKKNYFIVKAI, encoded by the coding sequence ATGAACTCTTTTATTGAAGAACTGAAATGGCGCGGCCTTTTTGCCGACATGATGCCGGGAACTGAAGAACAACTGAATAAGGAGATGACGACTGCTTATATTGGGTTCGATCCTACTGCGGACTCACTGCATATCGGAAGTTTAATTCCCATTAAAGTGTTGGCGCATTTCCAGCAGCATGGCCACAAACCTATCGCTTTGGTCGGCGGTGCTACAGGAATGATCGGGGATCCTTCCGGAAAGTCTAATGAGCGCAATGCTTTAGATGAAGATACCCTGAATTATTACGTAGATTGTTTGAAAGGTCAACTTTCTAAATTTCTAAAATTCGACGGTAGCGAAACTAATAATGCAGAATTGGTGAATAATTATGACTGGATGAAAGAAATTTCGTTTCTGGATTTCATTCGTGATACGGGAAAAAATATCACCGTGAATTATATGATGGCCAAAGAATCCGTGAAGAAAAGAATCACCGGTGAAGGTGGCGCGGAAGGGATGAGTTTTACAGAATTTTCTTATCAGCTCTTACAGGGTTATGATTTCCTGCATCTGTATAAGGAGAAAAATGTGAGACTACAAATGGGAGGTTCTGACCAGTGGGGAAATATTACAACAGGAACAGAATTAATCCGCCGCAAAGTTCAGGGTGAAGCATTTGCTTTAACGGTTCCGTTAATTACAAAAGCCGACGGTTCTAAGTTCGGAAAATCTGAAGCTGGGGAAAATTACTGGCTCGATCCGAAAAGAACGTCGCCGTACAAATTCTATCAGTTTTGGGTCAATGCAACCGATGCTGATGCAGAACGCTTTATAAAATTCTATACGTTTTTAAGCAAAGAAGAGATTGAGGCTTTAATTGAAGATCATAAAACAGCACCGCACGAAAGAAAGCTTCAGAAAAAATTAGCTGAAGAAGTAACAGTTTGGGTTCACAGCCGCGAAGAATTCGAGAAAGCAGCGAAAGCATCTGAAATATTATTCGGACGATCAACCGCAGAAGATCTAGTAAAATTGGAGGAAGCGACTTTCTTAGAAATTTTCGAAGGTGTTCCTCAAAAAGAGATCGCTAAAAACGAAGTGCTTAGCTGTAATGTTGTTGATCTTATATCTGAAAAATCAGGTTTTCTTAAATCAAAAGGAGAAGCCAGAAGAGAATTAACGGGTAACAGCATTTCTATTAATAAAGAGAAAGTTACCGAGACTTTCGAAGTTTCAGAAAAAGATTTAATTGATGGAAAATTCCTGTTATTACAAAAAGGAAAGAAAAATTACTTCATCGTGAAAGCGATTTAA
- a CDS encoding acyl-CoA desaturase, protein MVIIIFIVVLWYSGLFFQTFFLHRYAAHQSFKMSKFGEKLCYVLTWVTQGSNYLSAYGYGVMHRMHHAYADTEKDPHSPKYDDNLFTMMWRTKKIYADINSQKAIIEEKFTKNVPQWASFDKFASSWGSRLAWGIAYTVFFYFFATAWWQWLLLPVAYTMAPIHGVIINWFAHIYGYTNFKVSDTSKNLLRFDWLMMGEAYHNNHHKHGGRANFGGVRWHEMDVTYQIMILLDKMKLIKLNPVAVVNREH, encoded by the coding sequence ATGGTTATTATCATCTTTATTGTAGTCCTTTGGTATTCCGGACTTTTTTTTCAGACCTTTTTTCTGCACCGATACGCAGCTCATCAATCCTTTAAAATGTCAAAATTTGGCGAGAAATTGTGTTACGTCTTAACTTGGGTTACGCAGGGATCCAACTATCTTTCCGCTTACGGTTACGGCGTTATGCACAGAATGCACCACGCTTATGCCGATACTGAAAAAGATCCGCATTCACCAAAATACGATGATAATTTATTTACCATGATGTGGCGGACAAAGAAAATCTATGCGGACATCAACAGTCAGAAAGCAATCATCGAAGAAAAATTCACGAAAAATGTTCCACAATGGGCGAGTTTCGATAAGTTCGCAAGTTCTTGGGGCTCCAGATTGGCTTGGGGAATCGCATATACTGTATTTTTCTATTTCTTTGCAACAGCTTGGTGGCAGTGGCTTTTATTACCCGTCGCTTATACGATGGCGCCGATTCATGGCGTAATTATCAACTGGTTTGCACATATTTATGGCTATACGAACTTCAAAGTTTCTGATACCTCTAAAAATCTTTTACGTTTTGATTGGTTAATGATGGGGGAAGCCTATCATAACAATCACCACAAACATGGAGGCCGAGCCAACTTCGGTGGGGTAAGATGGCATGAAATGGATGTCACTTATCAAATTATGATTTTACTTGACAAAATGAAACTGATTAAATTAAATCCGGTTGCCGTTGTTAATAGAGAACATTAA
- the folK gene encoding 2-amino-4-hydroxy-6-hydroxymethyldihydropteridine diphosphokinase, whose amino-acid sequence MGATYHPKLSEIRVEKLRLRAYIGFIDWEKEKLQDVIISFSFKYDTALASETDEVAHAVDYKKITKKIIDFVDLKSFHLIESLAEKVFLRIQSFGPALEDIKVKVEKPHALRFTDNVLVEIAGHDRYNTAVIALGSNINSEENFSKALVNLQELGFIMQRTTFIKTAPLKFEDQPDFLNGALLLNTKKSLSELKMNLKQIEALLGRVRSENKNAPREIDLDVLTYNGFLIDEEIQELPFLLDFVRELQPEFQVDRSALEK is encoded by the coding sequence ATGGGAGCAACCTATCATCCGAAATTATCCGAAATTAGGGTAGAAAAGCTTAGACTTCGGGCATACATTGGTTTTATTGACTGGGAAAAGGAAAAATTGCAGGATGTGATTATTTCGTTTTCCTTTAAATATGATACGGCCTTGGCTTCGGAAACTGATGAGGTAGCACATGCGGTCGATTATAAGAAAATAACGAAAAAAATTATCGATTTCGTGGATCTTAAAAGCTTTCATCTTATCGAAAGTTTGGCCGAAAAGGTTTTTTTACGGATTCAATCTTTTGGTCCTGCGCTAGAGGATATTAAGGTCAAAGTTGAGAAACCCCATGCTTTGCGTTTTACAGATAATGTCCTGGTCGAAATTGCAGGTCACGATCGGTACAACACGGCGGTAATCGCGCTGGGTTCTAACATCAATTCTGAAGAAAATTTCAGCAAAGCCTTGGTTAATCTTCAGGAATTAGGCTTCATCATGCAGCGTACAACTTTTATAAAAACCGCTCCTTTAAAATTTGAAGATCAACCGGATTTCCTGAATGGTGCGCTTCTTTTGAACACTAAAAAAAGTCTGTCAGAATTGAAGATGAATTTAAAACAGATTGAAGCTTTGCTTGGAAGAGTACGGTCTGAAAATAAAAACGCGCCACGGGAAATTGATTTGGATGTTCTTACTTATAATGGATTTCTGATTGATGAAGAAATTCAAGAACTGCCTTTCCTGCTGGATTTCGTGCGCGAGTTGCAACCGGAATTTCAGGTGGATCGTTCAGCATTAGAAAAATAA
- a CDS encoding SDR family oxidoreductase — protein MKNYALVTGSADRIGKAVAVHLANQGYHLVLHYNSSKEKAEKLKNEIESIYENIKVELLQINFLKENDFNQIFKDLKKKKVIVDLLVNCASDFIPSNFEEEGSELFEKEMTINFKNPYLLTKAFASVFGKGNIINFIDTKATKNSTVHLDYILSKKLLSDFTKISAVELAPHIRVNGIAPGLILPPEGKDESYLLNLAKNIPLKSIGSLDEIVKAVQFILDSTFFTGQILYIDGGEHLV, from the coding sequence ATGAAAAATTATGCTTTGGTCACCGGTAGTGCCGATCGAATTGGAAAAGCGGTGGCAGTTCATCTTGCCAATCAAGGCTATCATTTGGTTTTGCATTATAACTCTTCGAAAGAAAAAGCTGAAAAGCTGAAAAATGAAATTGAATCGATTTATGAAAATATAAAGGTAGAATTGCTTCAAATTAACTTTTTAAAAGAAAATGATTTCAATCAGATTTTTAAAGATTTAAAGAAGAAAAAAGTTATTGTTGATCTTTTGGTGAATTGTGCATCGGATTTTATTCCATCCAACTTTGAAGAGGAGGGAAGTGAACTTTTTGAAAAAGAAATGACTATTAATTTTAAAAATCCTTATTTGCTGACCAAAGCTTTTGCAAGCGTTTTTGGGAAAGGAAATATCATTAATTTCATCGATACAAAAGCAACGAAAAACAGCACCGTTCATCTTGATTATATTTTAAGTAAAAAGTTGTTGAGTGATTTTACCAAAATTTCTGCCGTGGAATTAGCACCTCATATTCGCGTTAATGGAATAGCACCGGGCTTAATATTGCCTCCGGAAGGTAAAGATGAAAGTTATCTTTTAAATCTGGCTAAAAATATTCCTTTAAAATCAATAGGCAGTTTAGACGAAATTGTAAAAGCTGTACAATTTATTTTGGACAGCACATTTTTCACGGGACAAATATTATATATCGACGGCGGAGAGCATTTGGTATAA
- a CDS encoding alpha/beta hydrolase, translated as MDLQYVVREPHNINSKTTLLILLHGYGSNEEDLFSFAPTLPEDWLIVSFRAPMKSAYEGYSWYDIDLMNPENRIDVTQAKKSLELILENILKITNQYGLTENQTHLAGFSQGGILTYALALHHPELFSKVACMSCYPEEKLLTNIVKDKKKLERLRFFISHGTDDAIIPIEWGRKAADLLYDLSCFFSFREYISGHGVNQKNYMDLMDFFKK; from the coding sequence ATGGATTTACAATACGTCGTACGCGAACCTCATAACATCAACTCTAAAACAACTTTACTGATTTTATTGCACGGATACGGAAGCAATGAAGAAGATTTATTCAGCTTTGCGCCAACCTTGCCGGAAGACTGGTTAATTGTGAGTTTCCGCGCCCCAATGAAAAGCGCTTACGAAGGTTATTCTTGGTACGACATCGATCTCATGAATCCGGAAAACCGCATTGATGTCACCCAGGCTAAAAAATCTCTGGAATTAATTTTAGAAAACATTCTGAAAATCACCAATCAATATGGCTTGACAGAAAACCAAACCCATCTTGCCGGTTTTTCTCAAGGCGGAATTTTAACCTACGCACTGGCACTTCATCATCCCGAGTTATTTTCGAAGGTCGCTTGTATGAGCTGTTATCCGGAAGAAAAATTATTGACCAATATTGTTAAGGATAAAAAGAAACTTGAACGTCTTCGCTTCTTCATTTCCCATGGTACCGACGATGCTATTATTCCGATTGAATGGGGTAGAAAAGCCGCAGACTTACTTTATGACCTAAGCTGTTTTTTCTCTTTCCGCGAATATATCAGTGGCCACGGCGTGAACCAAAAAAATTATATGGATCTGATGGATTTTTTCAAGAAATAA